GGTTGGGGATCCTGCTGCTGGGGCGGAACCTATGTGAATATCGACGTCACCAACATCTACCATAATTGGGGCAAAACTTCCGTCATTACCGGTTCCGGTGGTCACGGAATGATAACTCACACAATTGGAGACACAAAGTTAGCACGTGGAATTGGTAGCGACAATCTTTACGCAAGTCACGATGGCGGAGTTTATCGTCGCAATGGCAAAGGAGATTGGTCACAATACGAAGGACCCAACACCTGGTCCCCCGTTCAAAAACCCGATAACATCCAAAACCTGGAGCGCAATCATGACGCTCGCACATCCCGTCCAGATACACCCCAAGTCAATCACAGCGCCGGTCCCCGCTCCCCGGCTTCCAGTACGAACCTCCGCGGCGGAATGCATGCCGGTGGAGGTGGCTTTCGCGGTGGTGGCGGTGGATTCAGACGTTAATTTCAAAACCAAAAAGGAGATATGAATGAAAAAATACTTTATGGCACTTTTCGCAATGTTACTTTTCCACTCACAGGCTCAGGCCGCTTTGGATTACGGTTTGGAGTTGGGCGTCCGCCAGCAAAATGGTGACGCTTACGGGCCTGTCTCTACTGAATCCCGCACGGGATTTCAAGGCGGGGCCTTTGTTCATCTGCCTTTGGAAGGCAATGTGGCGCATTTTAGAACTGGCCTGCTGTACACACAACGTCCCCTACAAACCAGAAGTGACTCAACAGGAACCGAGATCGATTGGAACTTGGATTACCTGGACATTCCGATCGCGGTCCTTTTCAAACCCCATGAAAAATTCGGTGTCTATTTTGGCTTTATCGCCTCTATCAATATCTCAAGTTCATGCTCTGGCAGCCCGGACTGCCGAGTGGATAGCATCGATACACCGGCCTTCCCGATGGTTTTCGGCGCCACCTTCAAATTCAACCCGACGTTTGGACTTCACTTCTATCTTGATGCCAACAACTCCAATGTCGCCCGTGGATTGGCGGACTACAAGTCCGTTGGCTTAAATGCGATGATCTCATTGGATTGATTTCAAAGAACCGTGCTGAACATCGCCGTCCTGCTTATTACGATGATACTACCGGCACTGTCCCAAGGCTCATTGTTAATGACTCCCGTGGGCAGTGCCGAAGCTTTTCTTGGAAACGCAGGAACCGCACTTGCCTGTTCAGCAGGAAGCACCGTCTACAATCCTGCGGGAATTGGATTTTGCCAAGGCAAGGTCAACGTCTCGGTCTCTGGTTCCTCAATTGCCTACCAGGATTTGGATAGCGCCGCTTTTCAACGGGAAACCGGTACTCTGAAATCCGGCACACTTTTAGCTTCGGCCATTCTTCCCTATAATGAAAACATTCACACAGGACTCTTTTACATCTATCCCACCAACACCGACAACTACATCCGCATCAGCAACAACGACGGATCAACACTGACCGGAGAACTTGAAAGACAGATGGCCATGGGTGGTCTGGCCTTTGGCGGACTCGTGAATTCAAAATGGGCCTGGGGTATCAGTGTCGCCATGAGCTGGAGCGAGTTCGCCAAAGACATTGTCACCAATACAGAATCCGCTGGAAATTGGACAGCACTCACCGAAAAAACAGTTGAAACTGAAAACTACATCCTGCTGAAACCCGGAATCCTGTGGCAAGCCACTGACGGCTACAATATTGGCGCCACTCTTCAATGGCGCGGTGTCAGCATTTGGGCCGAAGGTGAAATGTACCAGAATCAAATGTCTACCGGGCAAAACACCAAGAATGAAACTTTCCGTCGCTATACGCCTCACACCGACAGCATTTTTGGATTCACGCTGGGTCAGGCCTTGCAGTTTAAAAATCAGGAAATTTTATTGGATCTTAGTTATGCGTCCGAGTACGTCGCTAGCAGCGAACTGTTCAATGCATCGGTGGGATGGAAAGCCCCTTTTGTCCAGGACACGAATTGGCTCTGTGGAGCGAGCTTTACCAATACCACTGACCAGGAAAACATTTTGCTGAGTGCGGGAATTCAAATTCAACGGCGAACTTACGAGGGAAATATTGGTCTATTTTACCAGTACCTGAAAAATAAAGATGTCGGAGCTGTTAACTCCGACACGTTGGGATTTCTTTATTCCTCAGCGATTAACTACTGAGAAGATTTATTAAGGTAGATCCCGTCATCCTTCACGGTGATGATGCGCTTTTTATACAGATCACCCAAAGCCATTTTGTACTTTTTCTTACTGACGCCGAACATGTCATAGATAAGATCGGCGGAGGTTTTATCATTGATAGCCAGATATCCGCCTTCTTCACGCAGACGCGCCAGAATCATTGGACCGATATCTTCAGAGCTTTGGTGCCCCAGTTTTTGAAGAGCCAAATCAATTTTCCCGTCTTCACGAACTTTTTTGATATAGCCTTTCAATTTTTGACCATGCACCAAACGATCAAATATCTCGTTCGTGTAGATCATACCCCAATGTTTGCCATTGATGATGGCCTTAAAACCCAAGTCTGTCTGTGCTGCCACGAACAGGTCCACTTGCTGACCTTCCTTGTAGTCTCCAGCTTCCTTGGAAATATAGCGATCCAATCGCATTGAGGAAGAAATGCGATCTGTTTTATCCAGATAAAGATAAACGACAACAGCCTGACCTACGCGCAGATCGCGGGTTTGTTCAGAGTACGGAAGGAACAAGTCCTTGCCCAAACCCCAATCCAAAAATGCACCCACATTTTCAACGGATTTAACCATCAGATGAGCAAACTCACCCACCATGGCTTTAGGTGTTTCAGTCGTTGCCACCAAACGGTCCTCGGAGTCAAAGTGCACAAACACTTCAACTTCATCGCCCACTTGCCATTCGTCTTTTACATAACGGCGAGGCAACAGGATTTCACCATCATCGCCGCCATCCAGAAACATTCCGAATTCGGCTTTTTTTACAGTTTTTAATTTATTCAATCGGCCAATATCAACCATGGCACTTTCCTATACTTCAATATTTTTAATCAACCACGACTCAAGTTCATTGAGCTGAGGCTCCAGGTCCGGGAATTTCTTTACTAAAACCGCAAATACGGTTTTCACACTGTCCCCGTTATAGTGTTTGCCTGTCAGTTCCTGCTGCATGCTTTCAATCAACGCCGGATACAGGCAATCCGTGTAAATCTTTAGTTCCTTGATCTCGGCGTCGTTAACGACAAAATGAAAATCAAAGAATCCCAGGCTCAGGTATTCATCCATCTTGTGAGTGAATTCCAATGTCGAACCATACAGCCAGTCCCAGGAAGAAAGTCTGTTATATTGCTCCTTCAATTCCGGAATTTCAGGCAAAGACTCCATAGTGAGCATGATGATTTCAGCTTTGGCATTATAGAACTTCTCAAAGGATCGGATCATCGCTTCAGAGACATTGTCGTGGTTAATGTCCTTGGCAATTTCATTCAAATTGGTCACTCGCGCCCGAACAGATTCCTTACCCTTGGACTGCAACTTCTTTGGATTCGGCGTCAGGTAATTTCCCAATCGGGTCAGATCAGCACGCAACAACAAAGTCCCATGATGGAAAGCACGGTCCTTTTTTTCACGGTAAGCACTGCCGCTAAATTTACGTGGACCATCGTGGAACGGCACCATTAAATCGTTTCTACCGGAAGCTTCGCCCGTGATTCCAAACTCCTTCAGGGCATCAAAAATGATCTGCACATTGTTTTCGCGGCGATAGCCCTCTTTGGGCGACAGGAACGTGAAGTTGGTATTGCCCAGGTCATGGAATACAGCCCCCCCTCCCGTCGTTCGACGAGCCAAATGCACATTATCATTCTTCATCTGCGCCAGATTGCATTCTGACCACGGATTTTGGTTGCGACCTATTACGACGGTCTCTTCGTTTCTCCACAAAAACAGAATCTGACTGGATGGATCCAAGTTATGGAAAATCCATTCTTCGGTCGCCAGATTCAAATGCGGGTGAAAGCTGTCAGAAAGAAATACCTTCAAGGTCGTCGTCATAGTGCCCGCAATCTAGCAGAAATCTAAAAAATTTACCAGACTATCGAACACCTGCAGTGAACAGGAGGGATTACGAAAAAATCGTTAACAAAGGCACTAGGATAAACATTCAAATACGAGACTTTTTTACGCATATCGGCTATAAGGTTCCGAACGCAAAAAACTTCGCGGAGAACACGTGAAAACTGTCTTGATGACTCTGATAGCCAGCAGTTTCATTTTTAGCGCCACTAACGCTTGGGCCCTGCTATCCACGGAAACTCTGCCTGCGGGAATCAGCAGCCCCTCGTTCCGTTATGGGAATCTGGATGGCATCAGTGAAAGATATACAGAGGACGGCACCCTGGTCAAATTGGGGGACTATAAATCCGTTAACTTCGACGCTCAGACCCTTCAAAAATTCAACGCCGACGCCCAAAAACTGATTAATGCCTTAAATAAATTTGGTGGCGCCAAGCTCGGTGACAAACTGAATCTGGGAGTTCTGCGTGTTGAAACCACGCCCCATGTGAACTATTTCTCTCCCGTCTTTGCCCATGGCTTGACCGAAAAGTGGACTCTCGGCATGGGGGTCCCCTTTGTCACCTACACCAACAAGCTATCCCTGTCCCAGCAGTTTTCGAACATTGATTACTACCGCCAACAATTTTCCGGAATCAATGCCGAGCTGGATCAAGCCCTGGCAACGGACCTAGGTAAAGCCACCAATGAAACGCTGGCAAAAAAAGGCTATAAAAAGCTGGCGGATCAAAATGATTCCTTCGTTGGCGACGTGCAATTGGTCAGCGTCTTCAAGTTTTTTGATAATAAAAAAACAGCCTTAATCTATCAGGCGCAGATCAATTTACCCACGGGTCCCGCCTATGATTGTGACAATCTGGCAGCACTGAATAATTTCGGCCGCACGAATGTAAACAGCACTGTTGCTTATTCCTACAAGTTCTCAAAATTCACTGCAGTCCCATTTTTAAGCTATATCCTGAACGTTCCCGATCAAATCACGGAGCGCGTTCCCTCAAATCCCGATGACACCCTGCCAGATGCGGCTAACAAGGAAACCATTTCCCGTCAAATCGGGAACTCGCAAATTGCCGGCGGCAATTTGTTCTATGATATGAATGACCGCTTTAGCTTTGGAACGGGCTATGAATATGCAAACAAGGAAGCGGACTCCTTTCAAGGCACCCGCGGATTGCGCTATGATCTGCTTTCGAAAAATACTCAGTCCAACTATCACAAAGTAAAAGCGCAGATTATTTACTCTACTGTTTCATCGTACTTTAAGAAACAATCTTTACTTCCAATGATTGCATCGTTGGAAATTTCTGACTACGCTAACGGTGTCAACGTTGAACGTCAACTGGCTCAGGAATTCAACCTGATGCTTTTCTTTTAAGGGGGTCGCATGAAAAAAACGCTGCGTATTTTTTTGTCGACGACTCTCCTGCTCGCGGGCTGCGCCCCTAAAGTACAAACTCCCAATTTAGGCGGTGGTGTCCAGACATTTGGACCGCGCTATACTGACGTCAATTTGCGTGAACGCCTGCGTGAATCCGATATTTCAAAACTGGATGTCAGTTGGACCGGAGAGGTTTCGACTTCGAATTTCTTCCGTCAGGCTCAGAATATTCACAATCTGGGCGTACTGACACAGAACTCGAAACTTCGCGACAAGGGCATTTCCTTGATCAAAAAGTTCTATGCTCAACCTAAAACAGCATCGTATCAGGCTTTGGCATTGGCGCCCTATGCGACCTTGGCAACGGCGCAAACCAGAGCGGAAGTGACTGAAACCCTGGACGAGGTCCTGGTGGATCTGGTCAAAGCCAAATCTGTTCTTCGCACCCATCTTTTGAAAATGGGTCAGGAGTATGGCTGGGCCACGCGCCCCGTTCGCGTCGATGTCCTGATCAAGCAAGTTGAATACTTCACTGAACACTTCCTGGGGCAACTGCACCTTTTGGGACTGACTCCCCCGGTTGAGGATGGTCTGCGCACTGAAATCACTTTGCAGACCAAGCCCTATTTCGCGAAAATGTCTGAATTCACACAGAAGTTCTACGGCTCTAAAAACTTCTTTTTCAATCTAAAGCTGATTCAGCAATTGACCGTGGATTTTGAAGTGACCTTGGAGCCCGAGACAAGCCGCCAACTGGATCAGGGTTTGCTGGTGGGCCGCGGAGTGGAACAAATCCGTGACTCCCAAGGTGCACTGACGGTCTTGATTGATGTTTGGAAAATGCTGACGCCTGATGAGCGCAAGGAGTACTTTGCTCCGGCGAACGAGGATCTTTACAGCTTCTTACGCAAACAGGACGACAAGGAATTGAAGTGCCTGCGCACCCCAGGGTGCAGTGGTGGAATTATTGATGGTATTGCCAAAAAGGTCTTCATCCTGCCAAAGATTGAAAAGTTTGGCGTTCTGAAAATCCGCAATTTGCTGAACGATGCCGCTCGTGACTATCTGATCACGTTTGTTGAACAATTCGCTTTGACGTTCATTCGCGACATTCCCGCAGTCTTTGCTGACAATATCGATACAGGCATCGATAAAAAATCCGTGCAGCTGCAGGACGTGCAAAACAACTATGAACCTTATGTTCGTAAAATCCTGAATCAATGGTCCGCGAAAAAATTGGCCAAATCAAATGGCATGGTTGCCGGCTTTGAAACCCCGACGGTGCAACTGAACCTGACAAAGTCATCTCCGCTGACCATTGCGAGTCTTGGCACTCCAGCAATCTTACAGGCCAATACAGCGGGCTCCTCGATCATGGCACGTTCGTTATTGATGGAGAATGCCGGCGATGCGGATATTGGCTTACAGACCGCTCTTTCACAGATCAACAAGCTGATCACTATCGGCGGATACCGCGACATCAATGATCGCCTGGTTCCGGCGTTGCTTTCCCCTGTTGAAAAAACAAAACAGCCTTTGGATTTGATGAGATTGTCTGAAACGACTTTCTCATATCGTATTCCAGACAAAGTGACCTTGCAGGATCCGTTTCATGTGAATCCTGGAATGGATTATGCCAAGGACTTCTCGGCGGCTTATTTTGCCGAACAGATTGAAGGCCTTAGTCACATGCTTAAAATCACTGCCGACTGGAAAACCAGCAGCTTTGATAAATACCTCACACCGATCACTGCCAACGAACTTGTGCCGCACTTGAACTCTCCGGAGCTGAAGCGCACTTTGTTCCCGAAGGATATGTTCTTTGCCCTGAACGTGGGTGACATCGCAGTGCTCTTAAAAGACATCACTAAAAAAGCCACTCCGGTTTTCCTGGTGACCTTGGATAATAATATCATTTGGGCAGATCAATATGCGACCAGCAGTGAAACGGCCATCATGGGTGGTATCGTTGACATGAAGGACGGTGTGAAATCAAACATCGTGCGCTCCGTGGACGTTTCAAAATTCCTTTTGGCTTTGGCTGAATTCCTAAAAGCCACAGAAGGCGTTGAAAAAACCAAATCCACAATCCTGACTGACAAGGACGCTTCGGGCAGATCCAGCCTGGATGAACTTATTGAGGGGCGCAAGGATATCAGGCTTTTGATTCTGTCCTTGGCAAACTTCATTTCCAACCAATTGGTGAATCAGGATTCGTTGGTTCAATCCCAATATATCCTGAAAGAGTTTAAGCGCTCGAATGTGGTGCCTTACCGCGCCTATGAACAGGCCTACGCCATTCGTGCCCTGCTGGCAGCCTGGAAGTTGACGAAGATTGATGCCTACCTTTGGAGTGCCCAGGAAATTTACTTTGCGATGAATAAACAACTTTTCAGCACCGAAGAGCAGTTTTACGTCAATGGCGACGGCAGCAAACTTGATTTCCCTCAAAAAGTGGCGACCCTGGTTGCATTGACCGAGCTGGCTCCGCACCTGCCCAATGAAAGTGTCGTGCAATTGTCAAAGATTACGAGCCCTTGGCTTCAAGCCTTAGGGAACCTTCAAAACTAGAATTTCCCGGACTGTTCTGCTATATTGAGGACCTTCCGGGAGTCTTAAATTGGATACTAAAGCTACATTTTCAGCCTTGAACCTAAAACCAGAGCTATTGGCAGTTGTCCAGGAACTTGGGTTTTCCTCCATGACTCCCATCCAGGAACAAAGTATTCCCGTCCTTTTGAGCGGCAAGGATTTGATTGGTCAGTCAAAAACAGGAAGTGGCAAAACGGCTGCTTTTATTTTGCCGATTTTAAATCAGCTGGAGCTTCAGCAAAAAACCGTGCAAGCAGTGATCATCTGTCCCACCCGTGAACTTGCGACGCAAGTTTTGACGGAAGTGCGCAGACTGGGCAGAAAACTTGAGGGTCTGCAAACCATGTCCCTGACCGGTGGCGCGCAGACAGGCCGCGAACAGCAGCAGGAACTTGAAAAAGGTGTGCAGATCGTGGTCGGCACCCCAGGACGTATTCTGGATCTGGCTGGCAAGGGTCGTCTGTTTCTGGATGATGTGCGAACTGTGGTTTTGGATGAAGCTGATAAAATGTTTGATATGGGCTTCATCGTCGAAATCAAAAATCTGATGCAGGAACTTCCCGCACAAAGACAAACGGTTCTGTTTTCCGCAACTTTTTCCGAAGCCGTTCTGGATCTAAGCCGCCGCTATCAAAAAAATCCGGCCCGAGTCACAATTCAGGAAGCTCCCGAGTCTTTGCTGATTGAAGAAGTCACCTACGAGTCTGAAGAGGCTAATAAAGCTGATAATTTGATGCGCGTTCTGCAACAGCATCAGGCCGAATCCTGTATCGTATTCTGCAACACCAAAAACTCCGTGAACGATCTGATGAATCGCCTTGCTGATTTAAAAGCCAGCGCCACCTGTCTGCATGGGGACCTGGAACAACGCGATCGTGAACGTGTGATGGCGATGTTTAAAAATGGCAGTTACAAAATCATGGTGGCCACCGATGTGGCCGCCCGCGGACTTGATATCGAAAATCTGGAACTGGTGATCAATTACGACTTCCCTCTGCAACCGGAAACCTACGTTCACCGCATCGGTCGTACGGGTCGCGCGGGAAAATCCGGCGTCGCGGTGACTTTGATTTCAGCCCGCGACACTTTGAAGTTGATTGAAATTGAGCAAATCACAGGACGAAAATTCCAAAAGCCCACGCTGGGATTTAAAAATCAGTTTGGCCTGAATTGGGAATGGAAGCAGTCCCCTATGCAAACCGTGATGATCTCCGGCGGTCGCAAAAACAAGATTCGCCCTGGAGACATTCTGGGTGCACTGACAGGTGCTGCCGGCGGCTTGAAAGCCACGGATATCGGAAAGATTGAAATGCATGATACGTATTCGTATGTCGCAATCAGGTCCGATAGTGTGAATCACGCCCTGAACAGCCTGCGCAATGGTAAAATCAAAGCGCAAAAGTTCCAGGTCAAAATCCTGAAATAAAAGATTATTTAAGTCCCAACAGGATATCGAAGTCCTCTTTGGAAAGCGCTCCGCTGGCATTGCCACCCAGGTCTGCTGCTGATTCTGCATTTCCAAACAGGTTTTGAAACTTCACGCCCTTGCGGTTTTTCAGAACCTCGATTTTTTCCTCTAACGATTCATGCATGATATAGCGGAACACCTGAACCGCTTTACTTTGCCCCAAACGGTGCGCACGATCCGTCGCCTGATTTTCCACGGATGGATTCCACCAAGGCTCCAGATGGAAGACATAGCTGGCTTTGGTCAAATTCAAACCCACACCACCTGTTTTCAAAGTCATAACCAGGACGGCTCCGCCTGGAGTGGCATTGAACTCGGCCAAAATCTTTTGTCTTTGGGCTGTGGGAATTCCCCCATGTAATACAAAAACCGGGATCCCCGCTTTATCCAGCAACTTGGCAGTATGCTCCAATGTTTGCAGGAATTGCGTGAATACCAGGGCACTTTCACCGGATTCAACGATCTCGCTAACGGATTCAAGCAATGTTTCAAGTTTTGGCGGAACCTTATCATAGCGAACATTTGGCAAACCGGCAGGATCAGAACAAGCCTGACGAAGACGCAGAAGTGCCGTCAACATTTGCAGCTGCACACTGGCTTCCCCGTTGGTGGTCATCGCTTCCTGCACCTTTTGGTTGTAGGACAAAGCAATATCCCGATAGATTTCCATCTGCTTGTCTTCAAATGCGATACTCATCTTGGTTTCCTGTTTTTCAGGAAGCTGATCCAGAATTTCTTTTTTGGTTCGGCGCAAAAGCAACGGTTTGATCTTCAGTTTCAGATCATCCATCTCCTCGCGAGTCACCATTTCCGTATTCACAAACTGACGACGGAAATCCTCGATCTTGCCCAGACTGCCCGGAACCAGAATATCCACCAGAGAGTAAAACTCACCATAGTGGTTTTCCATTGGCGTACCCGTCAAACAAACCTTGAACTGGGCATTCAAAGAACGCGCGGCACTGGTTCTTTTGGTCGTGATGTTCTTAAGATTCTGAGCTTCATCGAAAATCAAAGTTCGCCACTTCACCTGGGCCAGGAAGTCCTCGTGCTCCATCAAAAGGCCATAGGTCGTGATCAGGACACACTCTTCACCTGTGAATAATTTTTTACCCAAGCGATCACGGTCCTTATTGGAGAATACTTCCAAAGGCAGTTCTGGCGTGAACTTTTGCACTTCACTTTGCCAGTTGAAAATCAAACTTGACGGAACCACGATCAAAACCTGTCCCAGCTCCCCTTGGACCCTTAAGTCCTCAAGGAACGTCAACGTCTGCAGGGTTTTACCCAGACCCATATCGTCCGCCAGCAAAGCACCCAATCGCAGATTATAAAGATCCTGCAACCACTGAACGCCGTATTCCTGATAAGGTTTAAGCTCTGCATTCATGGATTTAGGTAAAACGAACTTACGCGGCTCCTTGCCAAGCCCGT
This is a stretch of genomic DNA from Bdellovibrio sp. GT3. It encodes these proteins:
- a CDS encoding outer membrane beta-barrel protein, with translation MKKYFMALFAMLLFHSQAQAALDYGLELGVRQQNGDAYGPVSTESRTGFQGGAFVHLPLEGNVAHFRTGLLYTQRPLQTRSDSTGTEIDWNLDYLDIPIAVLFKPHEKFGVYFGFIASINISSSCSGSPDCRVDSIDTPAFPMVFGATFKFNPTFGLHFYLDANNSNVARGLADYKSVGLNAMISLD
- a CDS encoding CvfB family protein, with the translated sequence MVDIGRLNKLKTVKKAEFGMFLDGGDDGEILLPRRYVKDEWQVGDEVEVFVHFDSEDRLVATTETPKAMVGEFAHLMVKSVENVGAFLDWGLGKDLFLPYSEQTRDLRVGQAVVVYLYLDKTDRISSSMRLDRYISKEAGDYKEGQQVDLFVAAQTDLGFKAIINGKHWGMIYTNEIFDRLVHGQKLKGYIKKVREDGKIDLALQKLGHQSSEDIGPMILARLREEGGYLAINDKTSADLIYDMFGVSKKKYKMALGDLYKKRIITVKDDGIYLNKSSQ
- a CDS encoding lipoate--protein ligase, translating into MTTTLKVFLSDSFHPHLNLATEEWIFHNLDPSSQILFLWRNEETVVIGRNQNPWSECNLAQMKNDNVHLARRTTGGGAVFHDLGNTNFTFLSPKEGYRRENNVQIIFDALKEFGITGEASGRNDLMVPFHDGPRKFSGSAYREKKDRAFHHGTLLLRADLTRLGNYLTPNPKKLQSKGKESVRARVTNLNEIAKDINHDNVSEAMIRSFEKFYNAKAEIIMLTMESLPEIPELKEQYNRLSSWDWLYGSTLEFTHKMDEYLSLGFFDFHFVVNDAEIKELKIYTDCLYPALIESMQQELTGKHYNGDSVKTVFAVLVKKFPDLEPQLNELESWLIKNIEV
- the dbpA gene encoding ATP-dependent RNA helicase DbpA, with protein sequence MDTKATFSALNLKPELLAVVQELGFSSMTPIQEQSIPVLLSGKDLIGQSKTGSGKTAAFILPILNQLELQQKTVQAVIICPTRELATQVLTEVRRLGRKLEGLQTMSLTGGAQTGREQQQELEKGVQIVVGTPGRILDLAGKGRLFLDDVRTVVLDEADKMFDMGFIVEIKNLMQELPAQRQTVLFSATFSEAVLDLSRRYQKNPARVTIQEAPESLLIEEVTYESEEANKADNLMRVLQQHQAESCIVFCNTKNSVNDLMNRLADLKASATCLHGDLEQRDRERVMAMFKNGSYKIMVATDVAARGLDIENLELVINYDFPLQPETYVHRIGRTGRAGKSGVAVTLISARDTLKLIEIEQITGRKFQKPTLGFKNQFGLNWEWKQSPMQTVMISGGRKNKIRPGDILGALTGAAGGLKATDIGKIEMHDTYSYVAIRSDSVNHALNSLRNGKIKAQKFQVKILK